The following proteins come from a genomic window of Candidatus Obscuribacter sp.:
- a CDS encoding GNAT family N-acetyltransferase, translated as MDETHKTLDRDKPRAAMVFRRAESADFESLVSLQNSNLASNLSDDQRRDGFLSVCFSAKQFADMNDDLAVVVGTQEKVVKAFLCASTVEFNKPFALPKTMIDRFPQAIYDSKPLSDWLVCIAGPVCIDAALRGQGVLAMLYDCFYDIAPPQYELATVFVSADNTRSIRAHEKLGMRIVDEFDFNSRRHVIMARKINKNRNKT; from the coding sequence ATGGATGAAACCCATAAAACATTGGACAGGGACAAACCAAGAGCAGCGATGGTGTTTAGGCGAGCTGAGAGCGCAGACTTTGAAAGCTTAGTTAGCCTACAAAATTCAAATCTGGCGAGCAACCTGTCCGATGATCAAAGGCGCGACGGTTTTCTGTCTGTGTGCTTCAGCGCTAAGCAGTTTGCAGACATGAACGATGATCTTGCTGTCGTCGTTGGTACGCAGGAGAAGGTCGTTAAGGCTTTCCTCTGCGCAAGTACTGTGGAGTTTAACAAACCATTTGCTCTTCCAAAGACGATGATTGACAGATTCCCACAAGCGATCTACGACTCTAAACCACTGTCTGACTGGCTTGTCTGCATCGCGGGTCCAGTATGCATTGATGCAGCCCTGCGTGGACAAGGTGTACTCGCAATGCTGTACGACTGTTTCTATGATATCGCTCCGCCTCAGTACGAATTGGCAACTGTGTTTGTATCAGCAGACAATACTCGCTCAATAAGGGCACACGAGAAGTTGGGTATGCGGATTGTCGATGAATTTGATTTCAATTCACGTCGGCATGTGATTATGGCTCGAAAGATAAATAAAAATCGGAACAAGACTTAA
- a CDS encoding HEAT repeat domain-containing protein — MREGQVNQNYNFFVSEHELLISDDLLDEVRDTIRRTKNHTILHELPRALAERRDNESVQLLIQLLSDSDSTVRYWAANSLKENSSPELLEKLPQLIRNPKLRTTALTKLAIQNKIDGLQDVYVSLLQKDSNNSTDWYRSSLQYLAAFPRAKDKDLFISILQGKQDAFVKRFAVAGLGQLHDQSSVPLIENALRQEPPHDLNAITYLTALGKIKGAKAKQIIESYKDSKIDSVRTLAAKLLSDW; from the coding sequence GTGCGCGAGGGGCAGGTCAATCAAAATTACAACTTTTTCGTCTCCGAGCACGAGCTGCTCATCTCTGACGATCTGCTCGATGAAGTAAGAGATACAATTCGCAGAACCAAGAATCACACAATACTGCACGAATTGCCGCGCGCTCTTGCAGAGCGAAGAGATAATGAAAGCGTACAGCTCCTGATTCAACTGCTGTCCGACTCGGATTCAACTGTTAGATATTGGGCAGCTAACAGTCTAAAGGAAAATTCTTCGCCCGAGCTATTGGAGAAGTTACCTCAACTTATACGCAATCCCAAACTACGCACCACCGCTCTGACTAAGTTAGCAATACAAAACAAAATTGATGGGCTGCAAGATGTCTATGTTAGCTTGCTCCAAAAAGACTCTAACAATTCCACGGACTGGTACCGTAGCTCACTGCAGTATTTAGCAGCATTTCCTCGCGCTAAAGACAAAGACTTATTTATATCTATCCTTCAAGGCAAGCAAGACGCCTTTGTAAAGAGATTTGCAGTGGCAGGACTGGGACAGCTGCACGATCAAAGTAGTGTGCCACTTATTGAGAATGCTTTGAGACAGGAACCACCCCACGATTTAAATGCCATAACCTATCTAACTGCGCTTGGAAAGATAAAAGGCGCAAAGGCAAAGCAAATTATCGAATCCTACAAAGACAGCAAGATCGATTCAGTTCGCACCCTTGCTGCAAAGTTACTATCAGATTGGTGA